The region ATGATCCCGAGCGAGAGGAAGCGCATGAAACCGACATCCCCCACACCTAGTGATGGGAACCGTCACCGCTCTTCCTCCCGGCTCGGCAGCATCCAGGGGCCTCAATCATGAAACTTTTCAAGCGCCATAACAACGTCCTGCCCGGCTTCGGGCCGACCATGGGCTACACGCTCCTCTACCTGAGCCTGATCGTGCTGATCCCGCTTTCCGCCCTGATCTTCAAGACCGCGGGGCTGGGCTGGCACGACTTCGTGGCGGTGGTGACGGCGCCGCGGGTGCTGGCCTCCTACAAGGTCACCTTTGGCGCCGCCCTGGCGGCAGCCGGCATCAACGCCCTGTTCGGCGTCCTGGTGGCCTGGGTGCTGGTGCGCTACCCCTTTCCCGGCAAGCGGTTGGTGGACGCCCTGGTGGACCTCCCCTTTGCCCTGCCCACGGCGGTGGCCGGCATCACCCTGGCAACCGTCTACTCGGCCAACGGCTGGGCCGGGCGCTACCTGGAGCCCCACGGCATCAAGGTGGCCTTTACCCCCTTGGGGATCATCGTGGCCATGACCTTCATCGGCCTCCCCTTCGTGGTGCGCACGGTCCAGCCGGTCATCGAGGAATTGGACAGCGAGATCGAGGAGGCGGCCGCCTGCCTGGGGGCCAACCGTCTGCAGACCTTCCGCCGGGTGCTTTTCCCGCTCCTGCTCCCGTCGGTTTTGACCGGTTTTGCCCTGGCCTTTGCCCGGGCCGTGGGCGAGTACGGTTCCATCATCTTCATCGCCGGCAACATGCCCATGGTCTCCGAGATCACGCCGCTGATCATCATCACCAAGCTGGAGCAGTACGACTACCAGGGGGCAACGGCCGTAGCCACGGTGATGCTGGTGGCATCCTTCGCCATACTCCTGGTCATCAACCTGCTCCAGAAGTGGAGCAGAAGGTACGCCGAGTAATCGGCAGGCATTCAACACCCGCCACAGAGACACGGAGACACAGAGGTACACGGAGAGAGACGCAATGCTTTTGAGTAACACACATTATCTGGAATCCTTGTTCTTTGTTTGCCTTACCCCTGGTTTTCTCTGAGTCTCCGTGTCTCTGTGGCAGGTTTAAATTTTTTGCACAGATTTTTTAAATCGAGGTCCCCATGTCCGCACCGATCACCACATACTCAGGGAAGACCACCGCCAACCACCGCATCACCGAACCGGCCCTCGTGCGCTGGGGTTTGACGGCCGCGGCCCTGGTCTTCCTGGCCCTGTTTCTCGTCCTCCCCCTGGCGGCGGTGTTCAGCCAGGCCTTCGACAAGGGGCTGGCAATCTATCTGGACGCCCTCAAGGAGCCGGACACCCTGTCGTCCATCAAGCTGACCCTGATCACCGCCGCCGTGGCGGTGCCGCTCAACCTGGTGTTCGGCGTGACGGCCGCCTGGGCCATTGCCAAGTTCACCTTTCCGGGCAAGAACCTGCTGATCACCCTGATCGACCTCCCCTTCTCGGTCTCCCCGGTCATCTCGGGCCTGATCTTCGTGCTGCTGTTCGGCCGCCAGGGGTGGCTCGGCCCGTGGCTCGACGCCCACGACACCAAGATCGTCTTCGCCGTGCCGGGCATCATCCTGGCCACCATCTTCGTCACCTTCCCCTTCATCGCCCGGGAGTTGATCCCGCTCATGGAAGCCCAGGGGAGGGACGAGGAGGAGGCGGCCCTGGTGCTGGGCGCCAGCGGCTTGCAGACATTCTTCCGGGTGACCCTGCCCAACGTCAAGTGGGGCATCATCTACGGCGTGATCCTGTGCAACGCCCGGGCCATGGGGGAATTCGGGGCCGTGTCGGTCGTCTCCGGCCATATCCGCGGCAGCACCAACACGGTGCCGCTGCACGTGGAGATCCTCTACAACGAGTACAACTACACGGCCGCCTTTGCCGTGGCCTCGCTCCTGGCCTTCCTGGCCCTGATCACCCTGGCGGTGAAGAGCGTGGCGGAATGGAAAGTGCGGCAGCAGTTGGGCGACTGATAGTTTAAATCTAAAATCTGCCACAGAGACACAGAGACACGGAGAAAGTCAAAAGAGACACGACGGAAAGACAAAACGAGCTTTTCAACGCAGTTTAAGATTTATGTTTCCTCTGTGTCTCCGTGTCTCTGTGGCAGAAGTTAAAGAATCTGATTTTATAGGTGATCCCATGAGTATTGAGGTAGAAAACATCCATAAGCAGTTCGGCAGCTTCACCGCCCTGGACGACGTCACCCTTTCCATCCCCTCGGGGGAACTGGTGGCGCTCCTGGGGCCGTCCGGGTCGGGCAAGACCACCCTGCTGCGGATCATTGCCGGCCTGGAGCGCACGGACAGCGGGCGCATCCTCTTCAACGGCGAAGACACCACCGAGCGCCATGTGCGGGAACGCAAGGTCGGGTTCGTCTTCCAGCACTACGCCCTGTTCAAGCACATGACCGTCTTCGACAACGTGGCCTTTGGGCTGAACGTCAGGCCGCGCGGCACCCGCCCCGCCAAATCGGAGATCAACGCCAAGGTCATGGAACTGCTCCGCCTGGTGCAGTTGGAAGGCCTGGCGCAGCGCTACCCGGCACAGCTTTCCGGCGGCCAGCGCCAGCGCATCGCCCTGGCACGCGCCCTGGCGGTGGAGCCGCAGGTGCTGCTCCTGGACGAGCCCTTCGGCGCCCTGGACGCCCAGGTGCGGGCCGAACTGCGGCGCTGGCTGCGCAAGCTGCACGACGAGATCCACGTGACCAGCGTCTTCGTTACCCACGACCAGGAGGAGGCGCTGGAGGTGGCCGACCGCATCGTGGTCATGAACAAGGGACGGATCGAGCAGGCCGGCACGCCGGACCTGGTCTACGACCACCCCGCCAACCCGTTCGTGCTCAACTTCCTAGGCAACGTCAACCTGTTCCACGGCCGCCTCAACCAACCGGGCGCCGGCCTGCATGAAAGCGACGAGAACGCCGTGTCCTACGTCCGCTCCCACGACATCGAGATCGAACGCAGCCCCCAGGACTCGACGGCGCT is a window of Geobacter sp. FeAm09 DNA encoding:
- the cysT gene encoding sulfate ABC transporter permease subunit CysT, with amino-acid sequence MKLFKRHNNVLPGFGPTMGYTLLYLSLIVLIPLSALIFKTAGLGWHDFVAVVTAPRVLASYKVTFGAALAAAGINALFGVLVAWVLVRYPFPGKRLVDALVDLPFALPTAVAGITLATVYSANGWAGRYLEPHGIKVAFTPLGIIVAMTFIGLPFVVRTVQPVIEELDSEIEEAAACLGANRLQTFRRVLFPLLLPSVLTGFALAFARAVGEYGSIIFIAGNMPMVSEITPLIIITKLEQYDYQGATAVATVMLVASFAILLVINLLQKWSRRYAE
- the cysW gene encoding sulfate ABC transporter permease subunit CysW, which produces MSAPITTYSGKTTANHRITEPALVRWGLTAAALVFLALFLVLPLAAVFSQAFDKGLAIYLDALKEPDTLSSIKLTLITAAVAVPLNLVFGVTAAWAIAKFTFPGKNLLITLIDLPFSVSPVISGLIFVLLFGRQGWLGPWLDAHDTKIVFAVPGIILATIFVTFPFIARELIPLMEAQGRDEEEAALVLGASGLQTFFRVTLPNVKWGIIYGVILCNARAMGEFGAVSVVSGHIRGSTNTVPLHVEILYNEYNYTAAFAVASLLAFLALITLAVKSVAEWKVRQQLGD
- a CDS encoding sulfate/molybdate ABC transporter ATP-binding protein is translated as MSIEVENIHKQFGSFTALDDVTLSIPSGELVALLGPSGSGKTTLLRIIAGLERTDSGRILFNGEDTTERHVRERKVGFVFQHYALFKHMTVFDNVAFGLNVRPRGTRPAKSEINAKVMELLRLVQLEGLAQRYPAQLSGGQRQRIALARALAVEPQVLLLDEPFGALDAQVRAELRRWLRKLHDEIHVTSVFVTHDQEEALEVADRIVVMNKGRIEQAGTPDLVYDHPANPFVLNFLGNVNLFHGRLNQPGAGLHESDENAVSYVRSHDIEIERSPQDSTALKAEIRHIQKLGPSVRVTLAIDATGEFIEAELTRDVFKNLGLQQDEAVFVRPRQVRVFVEDYQI